One Gossypium raimondii isolate GPD5lz chromosome 3, ASM2569854v1, whole genome shotgun sequence genomic window carries:
- the LOC105794265 gene encoding uncharacterized protein LOC105794265 codes for MNRVMHDIKGNDGDTDPMLYLEKTGDGWPASKLDCSMSVNDFSNGNEKEARDFVPPNSHSLKNMGSFQDSVFYLDKSVMEYALPELVVCYKESAYHVVKDICIDEGVPTQDKFLFDSVVDKKSDCNFLPSEEDQDSKLLKEKSESDISMQAGSMYPEENQMDKDIDNERDSNKKTISDKCTQDISLSLEENEPKNRIPSQCDTEDLILSRKMTDDTMKMARDDVSKELFTLGELLSMPELSTVKPKAMSSNCKSDGIKQQCFQNSKEKEVMVMPPLVSADKESDNSSKETILSASAPVSVAEEMDSRKEEATMFSPVTSSSLVNEVSDDSKLAARSIAFGFDSSALTSSKNEGCHNLDREALETGHTPKLEDIADQPSSNNLQCGNGESSFSAAGLVTGLISYSGPIAYSGSLSHRSDSSTTSTRSFAFPILQSEWNSSPVRMAKADRRHYRKHRGWRQGLLCCRF; via the exons ATGAACAGAGTAATGCATGATATAAAAGGAAATGATGGAGATACGGACCCCATGCTATATCTAGAGAAGACAGGAGATGGATGGCCAGCATCAAAACTTGATTGTTCTATGAGTGTAAATGACTTTTCCAATGGTAATGAAAAGGAGGCCCGAGATTTTGTGCCACCAAATTCTCATTCTTTGAAGAATATGGGTTCATTTCAGGACTCGGTTTTTTATTTGGACAAAAGTGTAATGGAATATGCATTGCCCGAATTGGTAGTTTGCTATAAAGAGAGTGCATATCATGTCGTCAAAGACATCTGTATTGATGAGGGAGTTCCAACTCAGGACAAGTTCTTGTTTGACAGTGTTGTGGACAAGAAGAGTGATTGCAACTTTCTGCCTTCTGAAGAGGATCAAGACAGTAAGCTGCTGAAAGAAAAATCAGAGAGTGATATATCTATGCAAGCTGGTTCCATGTATCCAGAAGAAAATCAAATGGACAAGGATATTGATAATGAACGTGATTCTAATAAAAAAACCATTTCTGATAAATGTACCCAAGATATTTCGTTATCTCTAGAAGAAAATGAGCCTAAAAACAGAATTCCGAGTCAATGTGATACGGAGGATTTGATACTGTCTAGGAAAATGACGGACGACACAATGAAAATGGCCAGAGATGATGTCTCCAAAGAGTTGTTTACCCTTGGAGAGTTGCTTTCCATGCCAGAACTCAGCACAGTGAAACCCAAAGCTATGTCATCCAATTGCAAAAGTGATGGAATCAAACAACAGTGTTTTCAG AACTCGAAGGAGAAGGAAGTCATGGTGATGCCTCCTTTGGTTTCTGCAGATAAAGAATCAGACAATAGCAGCAAGGAGACAATTCTATCTGCTTCTGCACCGGTCTCTGTAGCTGAAGAAATGGACAGTAGGAAAGAGGAAGCTACCATGTTCAGCCCTGTTACCAGCAGCAGCCTTGTCAATGAGGTATCTGATGATAGCAAACTGGCAGCTCGAAGTATCGCATTTGGCTTTGATTCTTCTGCATTGACGAGCAGCAAAAATGAGGGTTGCCACAATCTTGATCGTGAAGCTCTTGAGACTGGCCATACACCCAAGCTTGAAGACATAGCTGATCAGCCTTCTTCAAACAATCTTCAATGTGGAAACGGAGAGTCTAGTTTCTCTGCTGCTGGCCTTGTAACAGGTCTAATAAGTTACTCTGGGCCAATAGCATATTCAGGCAGTCTCTCTCATAGATCAGATAGCAGCACAACGAGCACGCGTTCCTTCGCCTTTCCAAT ATTGCAGTCTGAATGGAATAGCAGTCCAGTAAGAATGGCAAAAGCGGATCGGAGACATTACCGGAAGCATAGGGGTTGGAGGCAGGGACTCCTTTGCTGTAGATTCTGA